The Montipora foliosa isolate CH-2021 chromosome 6, ASM3666993v2, whole genome shotgun sequence genome includes the window agaagctaatgagagatccgttgttttcgtccaccaacatggtggcgatGTGAcctcacgtgaaaacctcctatatgGCAAAAAAGATGTAAACGACTTATTTATCTAACCGAAAAGGACAGGTCACGTTTCCGTCAGTCTCGTTAATTCGAGTCCTTGAACAGGAACGATTTAAGAGCTTTTACTCATTCTATGATTTGTGGACAGGTTCCGTAAGTCTGTATTCGTCACGAACTTTAAACAAAACAATCGAAGAGAAATCGTCATTTCCTCAAAATTCACCTTTTCTCAACAACGGACAACATAAATTACATTTAActtgtttcttttcatgttgATGACGTTCCCCCGGCTTTGTTCTATTAAAGCCATTGAAATATGAGTTAGAATACTGTCCCAAATAAACCACTTTCATACCCGATAACGATGACAAACATTCATAAAAAAGATACGTCTGAATAATACCTTGTGAAATTATTGAGAACTTGGTGTCACTTTACCAATCTGAAGCTTGAAAACCTTTTATTCAGCTATGACTAAAGAAGAACTGACTATTTTGCAAGTACCCGTCTCAAAACACCGGCAAGGAATGACCTAATTCCTATATGGTTCAGTGATCATGATGGTTCACTTCTTTCAGTAACAGTGGCTTGGTCCTTACAAAGTACCTAAATGCTTTAATCTTTCACGATTAAAACTTTATCCCTTTTTTCAACAAAACGAAAAGCACACGCAGTTTATTTAACAAGGTGATTCCGACTTACTGAAAAATTTTTCGTTGAATCTTGAGGAGAGATTTTAGCTGCTCGGAAAATTGAAGATCATTTAAAGAGCATGTTTTCATTATTAAATTAATGGTAAAGAGTCTCGTCGGTAGGACGAGCTAGGGGTAAGCAATGGAAAATGGTAAAGCGTTTAAAAAGCATGTTTTTCTTCccagaaaaaaattttttttcagaggTTATTAAGTGTAGCTGAGCTGTCTTGAATTAAAATTTTATATCTTCTTAATTTAGTCTAGTATAATTATCTTAGTAATAATATTTGATTTAATatataaattaaaagaaaacaaatttcagAACACGTGTTTATAATTTGAAGACAAAAGGACGAGGAAACTAAACGAGACCCGTCACAAAGCTTGCATAAAGCTAGGTTCCTTCAATGAAAATGGAGGACTCCGTTTATAGATCAGAAGGGAGAAGAACTTTGAAAGGAAATTGTTTGTTAAATTGATCCCAGAACTATTAGTGGCATTAAATAATGGACCTTCAAATAAATCGGATAGTTGTTTTTACTCTTCAAAAAACAATATATATACCTGTCATGGCTTGGTCAGGACTAGTTGAAAACTGATTAAAATTAAATTCGCCCGACTGAGTTGAAAACGATGAATTGCGTAAAATGTTAGCACGTTTAGTTCGTTAAAAAGTTAACTGTCTAAACAAAAAGTGTCATTCCAACATTCCAAGCCTTTCACCTAGAAACGGATTACTTGATCAATTATTCTTACAATGATCGTCCATTGCAAAAAGCCTACTATCTAGATCCAGAGAGCGCAAGGCAGACAGCTTTGCCAATCACCGTTGTTGGAGAAATATTCTATATTTCTTTTCCTTCCCTTTGATTGGCAGTTTAGCACTAGTCTTATGCAATTCAATTTCttcgtgttttttttgttggtaaaTCATACATTAGGTTATCATTATTTCTTATTGCAACACATGTAAAAAGCACGATATCCCCAGCAATTAACGCCACGATTTAACAAAAAAGCACAAAAATTAGCATGGAACTCCAAAACCGTGGCATGGTACTTACGACGTAGGTTATGAGCACTTCTCCAGAGCTTAATAAGCATCGCGCGCGCTTTCTCTTTGCACCTAAAAAGCTACCGAGCCGGGCCCAGAAAACATCGATATGATATATTGATATTTAAAAGTGCTAACCCAATGAAATGGaacattttacagtgtttgctcTGTTTTTAGTCACTTtacttaaaaattaattgttctGTGAATAGTTGTCTtggcaaaaatgaaaagaaaagataaacTAAAATCAGGCAAAGAGCGTCCTTATAGCTTACAATACTGATAAAGTTTGGTTTACGCTGGCTTAGAAAGAGAACCTGTTCTGTCTTTCAGATCTCTTGAGGAAAACATATAAAAGAGCATCGAGTCGagaactcaatttttttttattttgaaaagaaataacaaaGCATGTAAAGTGTAATAATTTACTTACTTGAGAGGGGATCTTTGCAAGGGATCTTTTGCAAGACATTCTTCACTCAACAGGCGTGTTAACAGGTGATTTCCCTGACCTCAGTAAGCCTGCGATCCCACTGATATTGGGATCGTCAGTCGAAGGTGGAAACATTTTTAACAGtcctggcctcagttgttcaaaagatggataacgctatccaccggataaacactagcaaaacaattgagttatccagtggatagcgctattcaacAACTGCGACCTGTTCTTCATGTCGAAGAACATGGAATGGCATCATTTCCTAAAAACGAAAGACAGTCGCCGACCCTTTAAATCCCATATTTTTGTGCCCTCGAAAAAGACAGGTTATCTTTTAAGAGATCGTTTTTGTCCTGGGATTTCATTAAAGTGCCAAACTTAGTAACAGTTTAATTCACCCTAGCGCTGGAATTTCACGAGTTTTCAGTAATGCAACTGCAGCGTTATCGGCAAAATGTTCAGTGTCAGTGCTTCGGCCATCTATCTCATAAATTCTCCACTTTTTCTTCGTAACCTCCAGAGAGCCTTCATGCCTTGTGTCTTAAATTCAAGAGATGCTTTAGACCGACTTCACTTACTTGacattttcaaaacatttttcaaacttttttctcattgtacctgttccattaattttattatgtttatttatttttgtagaAAGTAACGTTTCTCTTATTTTCTTTACACGTGCTAAAGCAATTGTTGACAAAACGGTGAAACGATAACCGGCTACTGGATAGTTCTGACAGCTCATAAGGACTGCACATGGCAAGAATTGAATAACGCTCTCTCAGATCAAACCTTTCTCGCAGTAATATGTCATATTAATTAAAAGAATTCTGAAcatcatttcagtttttatcTTCAGTCGTGAATTTGTTCCATTTGTTTGAGTTGAGACATTTTGCTTGTACCAGCAAAATGCACCGGTAAGGAATGTCTCGGTAATTGATCAATGTCATTGTTTAGTCCAATGAAATGCTTTGCTTATTAGCGCGTACCCACATACTCAAATGCCCCGCTAAGAATTTTAAATCAAGGTGACAGTATTTCAAGTAAACCTAACTCCCTTTTTCCACACCAACGCCAACCACGGTCCTGTTGTCATCAAAGGTTAGCATTGTTTATGGCACTATAAAAATGATCTTTGTCCTGTATTTCTTCAGTTTAAATGTCGATGATTATTGTAGGAAGCGATTCCTTAAAAAATCCGGTACTTTTCAGGCTAATGACGGTATGTCAGGGCTAGTAACATGTGATTATACgttttctattaaaaaaaaaaaaattaaagaatctCTCCTTTTTTTCACCTGAGCTCAGTTCATTTAGTGCCTAAAATGCATGCTTTTGCTATTTTGTCGCaattttttactcaaaaaccaacctaaaaGATCAGCGAGTTAAAGTCTTTAAAGGTCAAGAAAAAAGCACCACCACTATGCTTCTGTTTTATCAAATGTATACTTTGTAAGGCCAAATGCAAAATTGTATTCTAGTTGAACAGTTCAAATGACTGATTGAAGTTCAATCAGTCATTTGATCAATTACACTCTAATCTttttaagtctgttcaaatataagtgcttcacggccaacgtttgcaaaaacgtaatccttctcTGTACTTGTATCCAGTAATAGGTGTTTACTTTGTTACGTCTAGTCCTGGGTTGACAACAAAAGTAGCCAAAACGCTGTAGCCCGTTGATACCGGCGCAAAGGGTAGTGGAATCAAATAATCGAAAAATCATTACGATATTagatttaaaatatattttctcaTTGCCTTCTCCTTTTTATCCAGCATCGTCGTTCAGTAAGGTACTTGTTAAGGGGTATAAGAGGAGACGTCGGAAGGCTTCGGCGACGACAACTTCCGATTCCATCAAAATATCACAACAATATATAACACTGCAAATGTTTTATATGACAGTAAACATTTTAGCACGTCAAAATGGTCTTGAAAAGATGGGAATTTTCATAGTGAAGCAAAGTTTTGTGACACAGGAAGCATCTGACTCTTCATTGTTTTTTAACAGTTTGTACAAAGCTGCAGAGAAGCAGAAATCGTTGGAGCCATGGCATTCCCGTTTATGGTGTTCATCTGCCTGTCAACTACATTTAGAGGCATCTTTATGGAAAGCGACCCCGATCCCGTAATACAAGAACTCGCCAAAGGTGTCTACCTTCGAAAGATAAATTTAATGGCCGACTTCCAAGAACACGAAGCAAGCGTATTTGAGAATTCGAAATTACCTTCCAGATGCTTTACGAAGAAAGCGTTACACCACTCGGGAAGCAACTTTGAATATTATGCAAGCACCAAATCATTTTATTCAAAAATGGCCACTGGAGCAGGATTGGACGCATCTTTACAGAATACATTTACTTTGGGTGCCACTCTGAGTAGCGTTACATCAAATGAAGAGTCGAATGAATATAAAGTTAGTGGAATGTCTTTAAATATCCGAGCTTTGACGCAAAAGATCCTTGTAAAGAAGGATTGTTTAGATGACGACGACACCTCTACACTCACGGACCGTTTTCTCGAAGACTTTCAAACTCTCCCGTTGTCATTTGAGGCGCCCTGGATTGAAAACTCCTGGAAGGAATACAGCCGTTTCTTTGATAGCTTCGGTTCTCACGTAATAATGGCCGTAAAGCGTGGGTCAAGTATCAAGCAGACGACGTTTGCGGAAACTTCTAAATCATACAGTCAGAGAGACTTTCAGGTGAAGAGCTGCCTTTCACTAGCAGGTCCCACCACTGTTGGCAAGGTCGGTGTCGAAGCGTGTGCAAATGTCAgccaaactgaaagaaacaGTGCAAGTAATATGAACACGGCAGACAAACTCATCGTCCGAGGAGGGACCAAAGGAACCCGTAACGCGCTGTTCAAACAGAGGACGGAGGAACTAATCGAGAGGTTAATGAATGAAGCTGACGAGTCAGACGCGGCTGTAGAGCACAGTTTCAGATCCATCTGGGACATCCTACAAAGCCGTTTCAAGTACGGATCAGACAACTACATCAGAGCTGTAAACCTGCAATACTACTACCTTGGTTACTTGAATTATGGCTGCCGACTTAAAGAAAGCGGTGGTGTGCAGATGCAAAAATTCGACTACACTAAATATTCCAATCCGAAGTCACCAGAATTCTCATGCACTCTGGCTAAAGAGGGATGTCACAGCCCAAACGACTGTCATTATGCAGTGGGACCCTATTGCTCCTGTCAAGGGCCATCTTGCGTTCACTACCAAACTGTGAAAGAAGATACGGGAGTCTCCAAGAAAACTGCATACGCAAACACTAGGCACAAATGGAGATGGCATGGCTGTGATTGGAAAACGCATTGGTTTACCTGCAGCTGCTACAACGGAGATCTCAAGCAGCGGGAAAACGTATGGACGTTGCCTAGCCGTGATTTCGTGAAGAAAGTTGGGAGTGGCCATCATAAGTTCGAGGTTAAAGGATATGATCCAGATTCAAGTCTACAGGGAAGCGCAGAGGAAAGCGGCGACCAATTTATTTCATTCCATCATTCAGGAAATGATGAAGCCTAAGTCAAAAGCACTTCGACTGAAAGcttgatttcattttaataaaacagttcaTGGAACAATATAtttgtttaatttcttgttaAGTCTAAGCCGTAAGATACTAGTTGATCTCTTAATGCCCTTACCCAGTGACAGGAAAAGCATGCGATCGAAGCCACCAACTAAGTAATCGTatcaacaaaggaaaacccTAATTTTATTGGATATACCTGAATTGTAACCATGAAGAAATGTGttagaaagaaaaagagaaaaaagactttttttgaaaattttgtgaCTTTTAAGTAAGAATTCCGAAAACGCAGATTGGTGCAATGGTAATTCACATATGATTgataaataaaaacaatggcCGTCTTTACCATTATCAACATTTCGTTTCTTTCTTGGGGTAACTTGCCATTCAGGGCCCGttgctcaaaagccgattaacgctaatcccaggttaaaaattaaccaaggagtttatttcgcTGCTACAAAATGCTGTTCAGCGCTGATATTCGGAAAAaaatttacattagaagaagtcacccttgaaaaacaaaaataagcaaaagaaactttcaccaaaaacgttgaaaacatgaaacaaaagtttacgctaatcctggattaagttaatcggctttcgaacaaccgggcaaCTGAGGAAGGAAGCAATCTCAAAATGCTATAACAAGCCCGAATCTGTACCGGCGTGACAGTGTTGAACTGTCAAGAAAAGTAAGGCGAatggtttattttaaatttccaCCACGGAAACCTCAGGGACAATTCCAACCCTACAAGCCCGAGGGCCAGTAAAGAAATGCTTTGACCTTCTTAGCTCTTGGCATTGTGGCGATGGCGTGTAGAATGGATTTGTGATCAGTCAGCCGGTAAAGAACACTGATTTGATTCAAATTTCATATTATGACGCactgtttttgttgtatttgaTGGTTGCAAAGTTAAGTAAAGTTTTAaagaattattaattttaataaaaaattatttcctttgccttcttttttAAACGAAGAGTTCATGCTCGTACAAAAACGTTTAAAatgaaaccataaaatgaaCCCACGTTCTCTGGCGTAGAATAACACAAACGTGTTACGCTTTTAATTTGTCTAAATGTCTGACCCTGTATGACGGAAACCCTTTTCGTTGTAACAATACAGCAGCTGTTGAGCAGTGATGAACAAAATAACTTTAGGCAGCAATGGAGATTTTTGCTACTGGACAAAAAAACTGATATTGATTCCATATAATTTTCTAGATCTTAGCATGCACTGTAGTTTCAATGTGGAGATCGATCCTTTTAGCGTGTACCCTTAAAAATATCAGAGGAAATTCATCAAAACTCAAAACATCGTTCCTGGTCAGTCCGTAGCTTACTTAAGAACTactttttttcaacaaaatctCAAAGCcatgcttttttaaaatgattgaactaatatcagaaacccataaggatTGAAACgggtaacgcgcgttcacagcttccgaatattcagtgcgaactgattggttgaatgtttcagtgctaagtaccatatttggaaacccctcgctcttgttgttccaaatatggtacttagcaaatcgaatattcagaagcttgtttcctagcacacaaggggccgttacacgtttcagccCCTATGGGTTTCTGCTAATATATGAATATACATATTTGAATTGCGGATCATAGACAATAGGGTGAAGTAACTGATACTCGCACTTATCGGCACAAGATAACCATTTGTCTCctaggcccggttcaaacgtcgaacttttcatgcgCCGAATCAAATTcctatttgggtcgacccaaacgAATTTAATTCGACGTTGAATCagactcggatttcctatcggtgatgcttactaacactGGAATATTTTTGcaaggtttaaaactatccggaaaaagtatatcttagtaagtactcttggtatccaaaaagaaacttagggataaccatgcatttttgagagataattaagcttcaatttgagaaagaatgccatacattgctttgtattttagagctttttacaaatattatttatcaattatctttgaaaaatgcgtggctacccccaattttctttttggatttcaataacacttgttaagatctacatttcctgcataatcacacaccggggaaaaaatatctttaattagtaggcaccgtccttaaatgggTCGAATTAAATTGAaagtccaacatggcggatgaTGAGTCGAGCATCCGGCAGTCTCCATCATTTTACATGATATCTATGCTTAGCAGAATCAGAAAGCGCCGTCGTTTGTTACAAACGACCGTCATGAACCTGGTCTCAAGACAGAGGCGCGTTTTAAGCACTTGCATTCTTTTACTGCTGGCACTGATCCAACGAAACGATGTCGTAGAACCTGTTCGCTCGTGTCGGCGGCTGTTGAGGAAGAGTGGATGGTGGGACACTGTTGGAGCAACTACTCGGAAGCCAGATTCAAGAAAACATTCAGGGTACCTCTAGGAACATTTCTATGTATTTTGAGTCGATTCAGACACCAACTGGAAAGACAAGCTGTAACAGAAGATCCTGTACTCCCAGAGTTAAGACTTGCTATTTGCTTATACAGGTTAGGTAGGGGCTACTACTTTTACACCATTGCAGAAATGACAGGTCTCGGGGTTTCAACCGTATGTACTATTGTACGAGAGGTTTTACAAGCTATTATCGACTGTATCTGGGATGAGAGAATTTCAAAGCACATGCCAAGATCTGAGAAAGAATTTAAGAAGAAAATA containing:
- the LOC138009044 gene encoding DELTA-alicitoxin-Pse2b-like, which encodes MAFPFMVFICLSTTFRGIFMESDPDPVIQELAKGVYLRKINLMADFQEHEASVFENSKLPSRCFTKKALHHSGSNFEYYASTKSFYSKMATGAGLDASLQNTFTLGATLSSVTSNEESNEYKVSGMSLNIRALTQKILVKKDCLDDDDTSTLTDRFLEDFQTLPLSFEAPWIENSWKEYSRFFDSFGSHVIMAVKRGSSIKQTTFAETSKSYSQRDFQVKSCLSLAGPTTVGKVGVEACANVSQTERNSASNMNTADKLIVRGGTKGTRNALFKQRTEELIERLMNEADESDAAVEHSFRSIWDILQSRFKYGSDNYIRAVNLQYYYLGYLNYGCRLKESGGVQMQKFDYTKYSNPKSPEFSCTLAKEGCHSPNDCHYAVGPYCSCQGPSCVHYQTVKEDTGVSKKTAYANTRHKWRWHGCDWKTHWFTCSCYNGDLKQRENVWTLPSRDFVKKVGSGHHKFEVKGYDPDSSLQGSAEESGDQFISFHHSGNDEA